From the genome of Vitis riparia cultivar Riparia Gloire de Montpellier isolate 1030 chromosome 11, EGFV_Vit.rip_1.0, whole genome shotgun sequence:
TTAGTAAACCTCACTACAAAGCCATATGACTTACTCAGTTTTGTCTTTGATTTGTTTGTGATTTAACATGCATGCCATAATTTATACTTTACACTGCTTTTTAAGTTGCATGTTCTGTTTTTCTTTCCATGGGCATGACCATATGCACATCTTCTGCATTTGCAATTATAGGTGGGTCTAATGGTCCAACAAGTTGTCAACCAAAGATTTGGTAAATGCTTGCTTGAATTAAGTGGGAACAATGCCATCATTATCATGGAAGACGCTGACATTGGGCTAGCAGTACGGTCTGTTTTGTTTGCTGCTGTTGGCACGGCTGGCCAGCGCTGCACAACGTGTCGTAGGCTGGTAACGTATATTTCCTTTTATATGTTTAATGTCATAAGTTTTTGTGTGGAGATGGATGTTCAAATTCTTCAGGCAATTTTTTGCCCGTTTGGATGCAGCTAGTTCATGAAAGTATATATGAGACTGTATTGAATCAACTGATTGATGTCTATAAACAAGTCAAAATGGGGGACCCTTTAGAAAAAGGCACCCTTGTTGGACCACTGCATACTCGTGCTTCGAAGGAGAACTTTGAGAAGGGCATTGAGATCATAAAATTTCAGGCATGTATCTTTCACTTGTAGAAAAATAGAGTTACTATTCTACAAGCATACGGACATGCATCCATGGACACATGCacccattattatttatatctgTTTTTCTGCAAGCATTCAATACCTTGCTGTACTTGTACATTTGTAATCTTTTAGTGAAATTATTTCTAAACATTATTTGCTATGTACCCATTTCATTATGCACGTAGATTTTCATATTCTTCACTTAAAAGCTGCAATGAGAAAAACTCTTTCCAGTacagattcttttttttttttttttaagaaaacacaTAAAACAAGTTCTTAAATTTATAGGTACAAATCTCCTGGTTCTTGAAATTCAGAGCAGGACTTCAAGGACTTCAAGGACCTGTATATATGTACACGCACTGGTTAAAAGATTAAGCTGTAAAATGATTATAGACTAGTTGGTTAATCTCAAAGCTGCTTGGATTgatttttgatataatttattttaccaGAATGTCGTTTTTTCTTGGGTTTTGTTAATCTAAACTCTTCCAAGGACATTCAGGGAGGAAATATTCTGATTGGTGGGTCCACTGTAGAATCCGAGGGAAATTTTGTGCAGCCAACAATCGTTGAGATTTCTCCAAATGCCTCTGTAGTTAAGGAAGAATTGTTTGGTCCAGTTCTTTATGTGATGAAATTTCAGGTAGTCTGTTAATGATGTCACTCTCCTCCGTATTGGTGGTCTATTTCTCTTCCTGATCAAATTTATCTTTTCATGTTTGGAAACTCCTCTTTGTGCAGACTTTTGAAGAAGCagttgaaatgaacaactctgtACCACAAGGATTGAGTAGTTCAATCTTCACTCGCAAACCTGAAGTTATCTTCAAATGGATTGGGTGAGTACTGTGAGATTGTATTAAGATGGCTTGTTGGCCATTTatgatttgtttattattttgataaaacatAATGCATGAAGTATCATATTATCagactcatttttcttttggccTCTTGCATCCAAGTCTTGTTGTGCTTTAAATTTTAATGCCCTTTGAGTAGGAGCTGTTGCCCTTGGAAAACCCAAACATGATTTCTCAATATCATGGCCACTTAATGGACTTTCAAAACTGTTGGGCTATCCTTAGCTCAACATGTCCTTAAATCCTAGGTCTTTTTGAAGAAGGTGAATTAGAAACTTTATGCCAATTTATATTTTGACACTTGTACCAATGTAACATATTGTGCATACCTTGTTTCTATCTTTAAACAATCGTTGTAGTTGATAACAGGAGCGGTGGGGAGAATATGTTCTGTTCCTGAAATTTAGTTCTGATTACCTTAGGAGCCTAGAGATATTTTTCTTATCCCCTATCACTGCAATTTGTTATGGAATGTGAGTGAAGAGGCAGTTGTTGAATGCCATGACACATAAGGGATTGGTGGATCTAGTGCATTAATGTCACTGTGAAATATTTTGTTCATATATGAGTATTATACAGGCCACATGGAAGTGACTGTGGTATTGTGAATGTAAATATACCTACAAATGGAGCTGAGATTGGTGGAGCTTTTGGGGGAGAAAAGGCAACTGGTGGTGGTCGTGAAGCAGGAAGCGACTCCTGGAAACAATACATGCGGCGTTCAACATGGTAATTTGGTTTAACCGTTTGATTTTGTTGGGGGTGTATGTTTCTTATATTTCAAGTAATTTATCATTATGTTGCATTTTTTGGATTTGACAAAGACCTATAATTGTTGTCCTTCCACAGTACAATCAATTATGGAAATGAGCTACCACTGGCTCAGGGTATCAATTTTGGCTAGCAACCACTGTGGAGGTATGTACTGTCTGTTCATTGGGAATAATCTCCCATCCGATTGATGGTTTGAGATAAATTCTGCTTTCAAGTTTAGGCCTTCTGTGTCAAAACAATGTAAATGGAGATTCTAAGACTATTGTTAGTTTTTTACTCCAGTTCTAATAAAATAGAACCAGCCagaacaataatttttatagcGTGAGTTGACTCTCTTCGTTCCATTGGCCCCACTTGAACTTCTCAGCATTTTTAAGGGTGTAAATATCAAACTTGCGAAGGGCTTGATTCTGGCACAGGATTATTGCATCCGCATAATTATGAACCCCATTTTTGTCAATTCAGTGCTGCAGATAATAATAGCTGTTATCTTTATAATGCCCCCAAAGCTTCTTCAAACAGTCAAATGCAAAAATATAGGATTCATTTACAGGTACTGAGGGATGAAGCAGGTAAAATCACGCTTATGGGGTACTTCATTGGAGTATCTATATGATTTGCAGGTGTTAAGACACGTGAAAAGTTCCAAAAGGAATGTTGGAATGTCTATTGGACTGAGATTAGTCACTTGTCTTTTATATACTTATGTGAGAAAGGTCCCATACTGTTTCAGCAATTAAGTCGTCTGAATCTTAGCTTAAGAAGCAATTCAGTTCAGTGTCATTACACGGTGCCAAAAGCTAACCGGAAAATGATGATCAAAACCGTTGCGTTgataaaaatgatttcatttgCTTACATAATTTTCATAAACAGTTGAGATTTGAAGTTCCGGCACGAAACTTTATGGCTtagcattttccttcaatttacATTGATAACTTCTAAATGACTTAACGAACGGTGGACCTGACCTGACCTGACCTAAAAGGAACCAAGCCCAACTCGAAGCTCCAAGCTGAAGTCTGGTTTTTTGGCAATAATTGGGGGCTTACATGGTTGTTACGCTTCACCACTCCACACTGATGTCACATAGTGTACTTGAAATTCAATGATAGAGTTGGTCCAACACATTCATTACTCTCTCGTGGAGAAGTAAGGGCAAGCGAATAGGGATGGCAGGTATTAATTCGACTTTGGACGCTTTACCATTTCCAGAGCAAGCAATTTTGTCTTGTTATTCGCTTTGATTCTCCTTCCCTCCTTCCCTTTGCCAGCAGAATATTTTCTACTCTCTCTGGGGTACTTTTGGAGGCTATTCCTTCGTATGTAAGGATACAAGGCTCCTAACTTAAATGTAAATATGCTTAACATCAGCTTAAGCCCACTGTTTCGCCATGCTCTCCAACTCCTCACTGCAAATTCATACTGAGCCACTATCTCCATTGTCCTCATctaattaacttccaaacaatCCATTTTATACAAACAGCCAATCCTTAAACGGGCCTGAAACCACCTAATCCTACCAAAAATATCAGACCACCAACATGGTAAGATTCCTCTATTCCATCTATCCTATATCGCCCCACAGATACAGCTCATCATCCACTGTTAACTTATTCAACCCCGACAAAACTAGAATTTTCGTAGAAGGTGAATCACTCAGTTGTATTTATACAGATGCTGAATGGCCAAAGCCAATCCCTGGATTATCATACTTCCGTTTTTAtgataatggaaaataaaagaagatattGGAACCTAAAATTTCGAAATTCTTTTAAAcatatatgtatttatatatacaaGATCTCCCAACACTAGTAGGTTTATTGTTACTTCGTATATCACATACAGTATATATATAGCAATAGAGGCTTAAATTAGTGCTTGCAAAATTTTGCAGCGATGATTGTTACCTTGGAATCCGGGGCATTGTCACTCAATGAAACAGCTTTCCGGCGGAACATCTACTTCGCCAGAGGGAGTGGACGGGAGAGATCTCGGCGAGTCCAAGCTCCGGCGGAAAAGGCGGCCTATGGCGGAGATAGGATGCTCCGTTGCATTTGGTGGACTGAAAGATCTGAAGTCTTTGCAGAAACTGATGTGGCGGTTCAGCGCCTCCTCGATGGTGATGACACTCTCTGATCTCATGACTTCGTCCTTCACCGCCTCCACGCAGAGTCCGCATATCCACAGCCCGTGGTACTTCTCACGAACACGGGATATGTACTCCGGCGTGCATTCCTCCGTGAATCCACACGAGTCGCATTTCACGAACTCCGCTTCCGTCGACGGAACCACCACTTTCAGAGGAGGCAGTTGAGACTCCGACCCTGAAATCGCCATTGCTACGATGATAAATGCATCCAATTACTGcagtttctctctctaacccacctcgctctctttctctctccagaATTGAAGAAGACGATGAGAGGGATATGTGTGGGTGAGTTGCTCTTTCCAtatgaaaaatgtttgcttaacTGAATGTGAAACGGTAGCACCAACGCACTGTACATCTAGGACGAGTGGTTCCTTGCACTTTATCCTACACGTGTCGATATCTCACCCTGGTTGCACGGATATTCTTTGCGGCTCCAGGTGTCTAGTTGCCTTAGTCTATTAGATTGCGGTTTTCTCCTTTTTGGTGACACGGGTAAAGTCACCAACCATTGACGCTCCGAAGCATATAAGTGGCAACGGCTCAGTCACTTACTGTCACCAAAGATTATGTGAGTCTGTGACAGACAAACCTATAATtgataaacaaattttttctGGGGTTTATCCAAGGCATGAAAAGTTTCTGATAttataaaaggagaaaaaaaaaaaaaaaattaaaagtccCACGCGCCCGTAAAAATTATCTTTCTGTATTTTATACCAGCCTCATTTTTAATAactatatcttatttatttatttatttttcatatttatctcatattttttattatttaatatttgttataGCGTTATACGTTAccccaaaatttttttttctctaacataaaaaatttggaaaatatattccataatgatattattttttagttatatttt
Proteins encoded in this window:
- the LOC117925129 gene encoding aldehyde dehydrogenase family 7 member A1, whose amino-acid sequence is MSFERKEYQFLAEIGVGPANPGCYINGEWKARGPLVSSVNPSNNQRIAVVTEASIEDYEEGLMACSEAAKMWMKIPAPKRGEIVRQIGEALRAKLGSLGRLVSLEMGKILAEGIGEVQEIVDMCDYAVGLSRQINGSIIPSERPDHMMCEVWNPMGIVGVITAFNFPCAVLGWNACLALVCGNCVVWKGAPTTPLITIAVTKLVAEVLEKNNLPGAIFTSFCGGAEIGEAISKDARIPLVSFTGSSKVGLMVQQVVNQRFGKCLLELSGNNAIIIMEDADIGLAVRSVLFAAVGTAGQRCTTCRRLLVHESIYETVLNQLIDVYKQVKMGDPLEKGTLVGPLHTRASKENFEKGIEIIKFQGGNILIGGSTVESEGNFVQPTIVEISPNASVVKEELFGPVLYVMKFQTFEEAVEMNNSVPQGLSSSIFTRKPEVIFKWIGPHGSDCGIVNVNIPTNGAEIGGAFGGEKATGGGREAGSDSWKQYMRRSTCTINYGNELPLAQGINFG
- the LOC117925130 gene encoding uncharacterized protein LOC117925130; the protein is MAISGSESQLPPLKVVVPSTEAEFVKCDSCGFTEECTPEYISRVREKYHGLWICGLCVEAVKDEVMRSESVITIEEALNRHISFCKDFRSFSPPNATEHPISAIGRLFRRSLDSPRSLPSTPSGEVDVPPESCFIE